The proteins below are encoded in one region of Triticum aestivum cultivar Chinese Spring chromosome 1B, IWGSC CS RefSeq v2.1, whole genome shotgun sequence:
- the LOC123092614 gene encoding uncharacterized protein, producing MAPELTMLPGDVIAEVLRRLEPHSLGSSRRVCRAWRDTVDARLRGHLLSRSVRGIFINFPRFTFSEFFSRPSTGPAICGGLDFLPCTMGVKVTDHCNGLLLCRDQSPDDARPCEYVVNPATRRWTRLPQRPRPHVPGSGQTAYLAFEPAVSSHYEVFLIPCVPAADESDDDDDDNPLLESEWPPASYVMHVFSSATQRWDETTFLREGEAAGIVANMHTDSEDDRYRYRAVYWQSALYVHCQHGYLTRMSLLDHTYSVIKLPNAKHPNRHLGRSVRGVYFAISCSWDGFLQLWYLNESCSRTEWVLKHDTHLQIFEHEDQLGRRWILQDVNHRKWFFEHNGNKYGDYRAPVEEKYDWNSDEDNIIDIEDNAGEGYHDGLYFLGFHPYKEIAFLISSGRGARGMAYDWNNLKFQDLGNVCPADFDPSCGLPRGETDTAFPYTPCWIGEFPGNELESLLEDEELSMKKLELEEESNFTCMDEYELRKFCGHAKRVKDRTAKIRHRRRTTAR from the exons ATGGCACCGGAGCTCACCATGCTACCCGGCGACGTCATCGCGGAGGTCCTCCGGCGCCTGGAGCCGCACAGCCTGGGCTCGTCCCGGCGGGTCTGCAGGGCGTGGCGCGACACCGTCGACGCCCGCCTGCGCGGCCACCTGCTCTCGCGCTCCGTACGCGGCATCTTCATCAACTTCCCCCGGTTtaccttctcggagttcttctccCGCCCCTCGACGGGCCCGGCGATCTGCGGAGGGCTGGACTTCTTGCCATGCACGATGGGCGTCAAGGTCACGGACCACTGCAACGGGCTCCTGCTCTGCCGCGATCAGAGCCCCGACGATGCACGGCCGTGCGAGTACGTCGTCAACCCGGCCACGCGTCGGTGGACGCGTCTGCCCCAGCGTCCTCGGCCGCACGTGCCGGGGTCCGGCCAGACCGCCTACCTCGCTTTCGAGCCCGCCGTGTCGTCGCACTACGAGGTCTTTCTGATCCCATGCGTGCCAGCCGCCGACGAAtcagacgacgacgacgatgacaacCCGTTGCTCGAGTCAGAGTGGCCTCCCGCATCATACGTGATGCATGTTTTCTCGTCCGCGACTCAGCGGTGGGACGAGACGACCTTCCTTCGGGAAGGGGAGGCTGCAGGGATCGTCGCCAACATGCACACGGATTCAGAGGACGATCGGTATCGTTATCGTGCCGTCTATTGGCAAAGCGCGCTGTACGTCCACTGCCAGCATGGCTATCTTACGAG AATGTCCTTGTTAGATCACACGTACAGTGTAATTAAGCTACCGAATGCCAAACATCCCAACCGCCATCTGGGGCGATCAGTGAGAGGGGTGTATTTCGCAATATCTTGTAGTTGGGATGGATTTCTTCAGCTTTGGTATCTCAACGAATCATGCAGCCGAACAGAGTGGGTGCTAAAACATGATACCCATCTTCAGATATTTGAACATGAGGACCAACTGGGCAGGCGATGGATCTTACAGGATGTTAACCATCGTAAGTGGTTCTTTGAGCACAATGGTAACAAATATGGAGATTACAGAGCGCCGGTGGAAGAGAAATATGATTGGAACTCTGACGAGGATAACATCATTGACATTGAAGACAATGCTGGAGAGGGATATCACGATGGTCTTTACTTTCTTGGATTTCATCCTTATAAAGAGATTGCCTTTTTGATTTCATCAGGGAGAGGAGCAAGGGGAATGGCCTATGATTGGAACAACTTAAAATTTCAGGACCTGGGCAATGTGTGTCCAGCAGACTTCGATCCCAGCTGCGGGCTACCACGCGGAGAGACGGACACAGCTTTCCCGTACACGCCCTGCTGGATAGGCGAGTTTCCTGGAAACGAACTAGAATCGCTACTTGAAGATGAGGAGCTATCTATGAAAAAGTTGGAACTAGAAGAGGAATCCAACTTTACCTGTATGGACGAGTATGAGTTGCGCAAGTTCTGTGGGCACGCCAAGAGGGTCAAGGACCGTACCGCCAAGATTCGTCACAGGCGCCGTACAACGGCTCGGTAG